A single region of the Triticum dicoccoides isolate Atlit2015 ecotype Zavitan chromosome 2B, WEW_v2.0, whole genome shotgun sequence genome encodes:
- the LOC119364532 gene encoding plant UBX domain-containing protein 4-like, translating to MSSSNGNGGKKPAPSGGRGGIRTLADINRGPSGFPGAGGSGSDSDEPQEYYTGGEKSGMLVQDPTRRNNVDSIFEQARVMGAQQVPLPSFEGQSSSSTSFAGTGRLLSGDAQTAPAAPQPPQDVLHNIHFWNNGFTVDDGPLRGYDDPANADFIESIKKSQCPQELEPADRRTAVHVNVIKRHGDYEEAARPRSAFQGVGRTLGGSSADESPAPAPVTQEPCSAPRTIGIVVDDSQPFTSIQLRLADGTRMVARFNLQHTVGDIRSFIDASRPGAARPYQLQTGFPPKQLTDPTQTLDQAGLKNSVIMQKM from the exons atgagctcctccAACGGCAACGGCGGGAAGAAGCCGGCGCCGTCCGGCGGCCGCGGGGGCATCCGCACCCTCGCCGACATCAACCGCGGCCCCTCCGGATTCCCAGGCGCAGGCGGCAGCGGCAGCGACTCCGATGAGCCCCAGGAGTACTACACCGGCGGCGAGAAGAG tgggatgcttgttcaagatcCAACAAGGAGAAATAATGTGGACTCAATCTTTGAGCAAGCTAGAGTGATGGGTGCTCAGCAAGTTCCACTGCCTTCTTTTGAAGGCCAATCTTCCAGCTCAACCAGCTTTGCAGGAACAGGTCGTCTGCTTTCAGGGGATGCGCAGACAGCACCAGCTGCTCCTCAACCACCGCAGGATGTTCTTCACAATATACATTTCTGGAACAATGGTTTCACAGTAGATGATGGTCCACTAAGAGGCTATGATGACCCTGCAAATGCAGACTTCATCGAG AGCATCAAGAAGTCCCAGTGCCCCCAAGAGCTGGAGCCTGCTGATCGAAGGACAGCTGTGCACGTCAATGTTATAAAACGACATGGAGATTATGAG GAAGCTGCAAGGCCTCGATCAGCTTTCCAGGGTGTTGGTAGAACCCTCGGTGGATCTTCAGCAGATGAGAGTCCTGCACCAGCTCCTGTGACGCAAGAGCCCTGCAGTGCTCCCAGGACAATTGGCATAGTGGTGGACGACTCGCAGCCCTTTACATCTATTCAGCTAAGGTTGGCGGACGGCACTCGCATGGTCGCTCGGTTTAACCTTCAGCACACCGTGGGTGACATCAGGTCTTTCATTGATGCATCCCGCCCAGGAGCTGCGCGGCCATATCAGTTGCAGACTGGCTTCCCACCCAAGCAGCTGACTGACCCTACGCAGACTCTTGACCAAGCTGGACTCAAGAACTCCGTTATCATGCAGAAGATGTAG